Proteins encoded together in one Lysinibacillus sp. FSL K6-0232 window:
- a CDS encoding (2Fe-2S)-binding protein: MTIKELEQPIRLSKTCCFYYHTSEEANDFCISCPKIKMPS, from the coding sequence GTGACAATCAAAGAATTGGAGCAACCAATACGCTTGAGCAAAACATGCTGTTTTTATTATCACACCTCTGAAGAAGCGAATGACTTTTGTATCTCCTGCCCGAAAATAAAAATGCCAAGTTAA
- a CDS encoding YjiH family protein, with product MKKYATSTYFYFIIPSLIGIFLFMTPVLSDGVWKVPIAILANQFAGIVAPIISYFTVIMFAISAIGALIAKFIPRRNAKEPSILDTLFYVNWFWTIVRCLGLVFASMVVFNFGPAAINNENTGGLLMDPNGGLVTFLFTIFLFAGFLLPFLTNFGLLEFFGTMMVRIMRPLFKSPGRSSIDALTSWVGDGTIGVLMTSKQYEMGNYTKKEAAIIATSFSVVSITFCIVVLETVGLANYFIPYYLTVVLCGLVLAIIMPRIYPLAQKEDTYIDGTPVDYSREKLPEGYSAASHGLEHALAVAQANRDPRQFVKDGSRNVIDLWIGVAPIVMAFGTTALMLAEFTSIFSVLGKPFEPILTVLGLPEAAEAAQTMVVGFADMFLPSILGAGIESEVTRFVIAVVSVSQLIYMSEVGGLILGTKIPLKFFDLYIR from the coding sequence ATGAAAAAGTATGCTACTTCCACGTATTTTTATTTTATTATTCCATCTTTAATCGGTATATTTTTATTTATGACACCAGTTTTATCAGATGGTGTCTGGAAAGTACCAATAGCTATTTTAGCGAATCAATTTGCAGGTATAGTTGCACCTATAATAAGTTATTTCACTGTTATAATGTTCGCCATTTCTGCCATTGGAGCGCTTATTGCGAAATTTATTCCTCGTAGAAATGCTAAAGAGCCCAGTATTTTAGATACATTATTTTATGTGAATTGGTTTTGGACGATTGTACGCTGTCTTGGTTTAGTGTTTGCATCAATGGTCGTTTTTAATTTTGGGCCTGCTGCTATTAATAATGAAAATACAGGTGGCTTGCTAATGGACCCAAATGGTGGACTTGTGACGTTTTTATTTACCATATTTTTATTCGCAGGGTTCCTTCTACCTTTTTTAACAAATTTCGGACTGCTTGAGTTTTTCGGTACAATGATGGTTCGTATTATGCGACCTCTTTTTAAAAGCCCAGGACGTTCATCCATTGATGCCCTTACATCATGGGTTGGTGATGGAACAATTGGGGTATTAATGACAAGTAAGCAATATGAGATGGGGAACTACACAAAAAAAGAAGCGGCTATTATTGCAACAAGCTTCTCTGTTGTATCTATTACATTTTGTATTGTTGTATTGGAAACAGTAGGTTTAGCAAACTATTTTATCCCATACTATTTAACAGTTGTTCTTTGTGGTCTTGTGCTAGCCATTATTATGCCACGAATTTATCCACTTGCTCAGAAAGAAGATACTTATATTGATGGTACACCGGTAGACTATTCACGTGAGAAGTTACCAGAGGGCTATAGTGCTGCATCGCATGGTTTAGAACATGCACTTGCTGTTGCACAGGCAAATCGTGATCCACGCCAATTTGTAAAGGATGGCTCAAGAAATGTTATTGATTTATGGATTGGTGTTGCACCGATTGTTATGGCTTTTGGTACAACTGCCTTAATGCTAGCTGAGTTTACAAGTATTTTCTCTGTCTTAGGGAAACCATTTGAGCCGATTTTAACAGTGCTTGGTTTACCAGAGGCAGCAGAGGCAGCACAAACAATGGTTGTAGGTTTTGCAGATATGTTCCTACCTTCAATTTTAGGTGCAGGTATTGAGTCAGAAGTAACAAGATTTGTGATTGCGGTTGTTTCTGTATCACAGCTCATTTATATGTCAGAAGTAGGTGGTCTTATTTTAGGAACAAAAATTCCACTGAAATTTTTTGACCTATATATAAGGTGA
- a CDS encoding IS630 family transposase (programmed frameshift), with product MRKIVLIPEEQIPAALEELKLVMKEENNHKMFVRYQVIYMLLSGESYEKIVDYTGLSLATLFNYRKAYCEKGIAGLGRKKQPGRKRHLTAEQEARVVATIVNQTPKDAGFPVEMNWTAPLLRDWIERTFGVSFSVRGTRDLLYRLGLSYTKPTYTLEKADPLKQAVFLEKFEQAKKLIHGQIDRILFEDESMIRDYQAISNTWFLKGQQKIIPTYGRHQGVKLIGTLDYETGDVFCVQEEQYTAVEFLSFLEKVIARYPNERIVMVLDNARIHHAKLIQPFLEKYQDFFEFLFLPPYSPNLNLIEGLWKWMKTTVIHNVFYSNVGKIQRAVQGFIQMINQTPENTVNRLCLKL from the exons ATGCGTAAAATTGTCCTAATTCCTGAAGAACAAATTCCTGCTGCTTTAGAAGAATTAAAGCTTGTCATGAAAGAAGAAAACAATCATAAAATGTTCGTTCGCTACCAAGTGATTTATATGTTACTTTCCGGCGAATCGTATGAAAAAATTGTCGACTATACAGGTCTTTCTTTAGCGACGCTGTTCAATTATCGCAAAGCTTATTGTGAAAAAGGGATCGCTGGACTTGGACGTAAAAAACAACCTGGTCGAAAGCGTCATTTAACGGCTGAACAAGAAGCACGAGTCGTCGCGACAATTGTCAACCAAACGCCTAAAGATGCTGGTTTTCCCGTTGAAATGAACTGGACAGCGCCTCTTCTTCGCGATTGGATTGAGCGAACATTTGGTGTGTCTTTTTCTGTACGTGGGACACGTGATTTATTGTACCGTCTTGGTTTAAGTTATACGAAACCAACGTATACATTGGAAAAAGCAGACCCCCTCAAACAAGCAGTTTTCCTTGAAAAATTTGAACAGGCG AAAAAACTAATTCATGGTCAAATTGATCGTATTTTATTTGAAGACGAGTCAATGATCCGTGATTACCAAGCGATTTCCAACACGTGGTTTCTTAAAGGTCAACAAAAAATCATTCCAACATATGGCCGACATCAAGGGGTTAAGCTAATTGGTACATTGGATTACGAAACGGGCGATGTATTTTGCGTGCAAGAAGAACAATATACCGCTGTTGAATTCCTAAGTTTTTTAGAAAAAGTCATCGCTCGTTATCCGAATGAACGCATCGTGATGGTATTAGACAATGCGCGCATACACCATGCGAAATTGATTCAACCATTTTTAGAAAAGTATCAAGATTTCTTTGAATTTCTGTTCCTTCCGCCGTACAGTCCCAATTTAAATTTAATCGAAGGACTGTGGAAATGGATGAAGACAACGGTGATCCACAATGTCTTTTACTCAAATGTCGGAAAGATTCAACGTGCTGTCCAAGGCTTTATCCAAATGATTAATCAAACACCTGAAAATACGGTGAATAGGCTGTGCTTGAAACTCTAA
- a CDS encoding CAP domain-containing protein, whose product MLKKWFAIFAIVLLIFPVLTPITHASASGDTAVAAIKKSVIQKKPYRTFASEYDMEWEMASKNYRQFYLVGRKNNKIVGGYDTRKGQSLFGIKIGESSTTVTKKYGTPVDAILKGMTKYTKSYKDAYGQTTHGTYLIDGKYVTFFYDVHAKNTVRSILWVTKEIELSKNGFYAQASQARQKSFEELTVHLMNQARVSEGIAALSYASQYNQIGRLHSLDMVTNQYFDHTNLKGQEPWDRMKAGGIEYSYAGENIAYGQYSAIYAHEALMNSLGHRQNILQAKFTHAFVGVQFSNKNIPYYTIGFYTPR is encoded by the coding sequence ATGCTAAAAAAATGGTTCGCTATATTTGCGATAGTGTTACTAATATTTCCTGTCTTAACGCCTATAACGCATGCTAGTGCAAGTGGGGATACAGCGGTTGCAGCGATAAAAAAGTCGGTAATTCAGAAAAAGCCATATAGAACATTTGCATCAGAATATGATATGGAATGGGAAATGGCATCTAAAAACTATCGGCAATTTTATTTAGTTGGTCGTAAAAATAATAAAATTGTTGGTGGCTATGATACACGTAAAGGTCAGTCTTTGTTTGGCATTAAAATTGGTGAATCAAGCACAACTGTGACGAAAAAATATGGTACACCAGTGGACGCTATTTTAAAGGGTATGACTAAGTATACGAAATCTTATAAAGATGCGTATGGTCAAACAACACACGGTACATATCTTATTGATGGTAAATATGTAACATTTTTCTATGATGTACATGCTAAAAATACGGTTCGTTCGATTTTATGGGTAACGAAGGAAATAGAACTATCGAAAAATGGCTTCTACGCACAAGCATCCCAAGCACGTCAAAAAAGCTTTGAGGAATTAACAGTACATTTGATGAATCAAGCACGTGTATCAGAAGGCATAGCTGCACTTTCCTACGCATCACAGTATAATCAGATTGGTCGTCTTCATAGCCTTGATATGGTTACTAATCAGTATTTTGATCATACAAATCTGAAAGGGCAAGAGCCTTGGGATCGTATGAAGGCTGGCGGTATAGAATATTCCTATGCGGGTGAAAATATTGCATATGGTCAATATAGTGCTATTTATGCACATGAAGCACTAATGAACTCATTAGGACATCGTCAAAATATTTTACAGGCTAAATTTACGCATGCATTTGTAGGTGTACAATTCTCAAATAAAAATATTCCATACTACACAATTGGATTTTATACACCTAGGTAA
- the ribD gene encoding bifunctional diaminohydroxyphosphoribosylaminopyrimidine deaminase/5-amino-6-(5-phosphoribosylamino)uracil reductase RibD, translated as MNDKQIMQFAIDLAKSGSNQTAPNPLVGCVITKDQEIIGFGAHLKAGEAHAEINALKIAGEKAQGATVYVTLEPCSHIGQTGPCVEALIQAQVTHVFIATLDPNPLVAGRGVQRLEEAGITVSVGLCEHEARALNEAFFYYISQRLPYVTLKQAISLDGKITAEKGKQTAITGRQVQEDVHNARAVHDAILVGSNTVCIDDPSLTNRLGTSMKQPIRVVIDREGKVPSSAKVLNDNIAPTWLFTAKPRYFAGVRTFVIADCSLRNILRILAAEGIMTVYVEAGCQMADAFLQQRLVQKMIVYIAPKLLGAEALSMATEALAGAFTFTEVEKIGEDIKLTLTMK; from the coding sequence ATGAATGACAAACAAATTATGCAATTTGCTATAGATTTGGCGAAATCAGGAAGCAATCAAACCGCTCCCAATCCATTAGTGGGCTGTGTTATTACAAAAGATCAGGAGATTATAGGCTTTGGAGCACATCTTAAGGCAGGTGAGGCACATGCAGAAATCAATGCGTTAAAAATTGCAGGTGAGAAAGCGCAAGGGGCAACTGTGTATGTCACGCTTGAGCCTTGTAGCCATATTGGACAAACTGGTCCCTGTGTAGAGGCACTTATTCAAGCACAGGTAACACATGTTTTTATTGCCACGCTTGATCCGAATCCACTTGTTGCTGGACGAGGTGTCCAAAGGTTAGAGGAGGCAGGTATTACAGTAAGTGTGGGATTATGTGAGCATGAAGCAAGAGCATTAAATGAAGCATTTTTCTACTATATCTCACAGCGCTTACCCTATGTGACATTAAAGCAAGCTATTTCATTAGATGGCAAAATTACTGCTGAAAAGGGGAAGCAAACAGCCATTACAGGTCGACAAGTTCAAGAAGATGTTCATAATGCGCGTGCAGTGCATGATGCTATTTTAGTTGGCTCAAACACTGTTTGTATAGATGATCCAAGTTTAACAAATCGGTTAGGTACATCAATGAAGCAGCCGATTCGAGTTGTGATTGATCGAGAGGGGAAAGTTCCAAGTTCGGCGAAAGTATTGAATGACAATATAGCTCCAACATGGCTTTTTACAGCAAAGCCACGTTATTTTGCAGGAGTTCGTACATTTGTAATAGCAGATTGCTCCTTGCGCAATATTTTAAGAATACTGGCAGCTGAAGGCATTATGACAGTATATGTTGAAGCTGGCTGTCAAATGGCAGATGCCTTTTTACAGCAACGGCTTGTCCAAAAAATGATAGTGTATATCGCTCCGAAATTATTGGGCGCTGAGGCACTTTCAATGGCAACAGAGGCTTTAGCAGGAGCATTTACTTTTACTGAAGTTGAAAAAATAGGTGAGGATATTAAATTAACGCTAACAATGAAATGA
- the ribE gene encoding riboflavin synthase translates to MFTGIIEELGTIKQMAKGQESIALTIGVQKITHDLKIGDSIAVNGVCLTVTSFTNMQFTADVMPETIRATALSQLQIGATVNIERAMSANGRFGGHFVSGHIDEVGTILRKRPFANAVYFDIRVSQEASALCIPRGSIAIDGISLTIFGLQKELVTVSIIPHTIHETTLGFKREGDLVNIETDVLGKYIAKQLQAKSTTLTAEFLQQHGF, encoded by the coding sequence TTGTTTACAGGAATTATTGAGGAGCTTGGGACGATTAAGCAAATGGCAAAAGGGCAAGAATCCATTGCTTTGACGATTGGTGTTCAAAAGATTACGCACGATTTAAAAATCGGCGATAGCATTGCTGTTAATGGCGTATGTTTAACGGTAACAAGCTTTACGAATATGCAATTTACAGCTGATGTAATGCCAGAAACAATACGTGCAACAGCCCTTTCACAATTACAAATAGGTGCTACGGTTAACATAGAGCGTGCGATGAGTGCCAATGGTCGATTTGGTGGACATTTTGTATCGGGACATATTGATGAAGTAGGCACGATTTTGCGTAAACGTCCGTTTGCCAATGCAGTTTATTTTGATATAAGAGTTTCTCAAGAGGCAAGTGCGTTATGCATACCCCGTGGCTCAATTGCAATTGATGGTATTAGTTTAACGATTTTTGGGTTACAAAAGGAGCTTGTGACAGTATCTATTATTCCTCATACAATCCATGAAACAACACTGGGCTTTAAGCGGGAAGGGGACCTTGTAAATATCGAAACAGATGTGCTAGGAAAGTATATTGCGAAACAGCTACAGGCAAAATCAACAACATTAACGGCAGAGTTTTTACAACAACATGGATTTTAA
- a CDS encoding bifunctional 3,4-dihydroxy-2-butanone-4-phosphate synthase/GTP cyclohydrolase II encodes MFNTIEEALADLKQGKVIIVVDDENRENEGDFVVLAEYATPEVINFMATYGKGLICTPVSTQIAQLLKLAPMVQHNTDHHQTAFTVSIDHIDTTTGISAFQRALTIEKMLDEHAQPLHFRRPGHIFPLIAQDNGVLARPGHTEAAVDLAMLCGSKQAGVICEIMNEDGTMARLPQLKELAQRFQMKLITIESLIHYRLATEQIISREASIQLPSHYGDFTMIGYANAIDAKEHVAIIKGDLQHVTAPLIRIHSECLTGDVFGSKRCDCGAQLQTALATIEQEGVGAVLYMRQEGRGIGLFNKLKAYELQEQGYDTVEANEMLGYASELRDYSLCAQMLKDLGVTSIRLMTNNPDKVAQLERYGITVVERVPLIAGLVAENAHYMDTKKEKMAHLL; translated from the coding sequence ATGTTTAACACAATTGAAGAAGCACTAGCTGACTTAAAGCAGGGAAAAGTAATTATTGTTGTCGATGATGAGAATCGCGAAAATGAAGGAGATTTTGTTGTATTAGCGGAATATGCAACACCAGAGGTTATTAATTTTATGGCTACATATGGAAAAGGGCTAATTTGTACCCCTGTTAGTACACAAATAGCGCAATTGCTAAAGCTAGCGCCAATGGTTCAGCATAATACTGATCATCATCAAACTGCCTTTACAGTAAGCATTGATCATATTGATACAACTACAGGGATTAGTGCATTTCAACGGGCATTAACGATTGAAAAAATGCTGGATGAACATGCACAGCCATTGCATTTTCGCCGCCCGGGGCATATTTTTCCATTAATTGCACAGGACAATGGCGTTCTTGCAAGACCTGGACATACAGAAGCAGCTGTTGATTTAGCCATGCTTTGTGGCAGTAAGCAAGCGGGTGTTATTTGCGAAATTATGAATGAGGACGGTACGATGGCTCGTCTACCGCAATTAAAAGAGCTTGCTCAACGCTTTCAAATGAAGCTTATAACAATTGAAAGCTTAATCCATTATCGCCTTGCAACAGAGCAAATTATCTCACGCGAAGCGAGCATTCAATTACCATCTCATTATGGTGACTTTACAATGATTGGCTACGCGAACGCTATTGATGCTAAGGAGCATGTTGCCATTATTAAAGGGGATTTACAGCATGTCACAGCACCACTTATTCGTATTCACTCAGAATGCTTAACAGGTGATGTTTTTGGCTCCAAACGCTGTGATTGCGGTGCGCAGCTACAAACAGCGCTTGCTACGATTGAGCAGGAAGGGGTAGGGGCAGTTCTTTATATGCGACAGGAAGGACGAGGTATAGGCTTATTCAATAAACTAAAAGCCTATGAATTACAGGAGCAAGGCTACGATACAGTAGAGGCAAATGAAATGCTTGGCTATGCGAGTGAGCTGCGTGATTACAGCTTATGTGCACAAATGCTAAAAGATTTAGGTGTCACATCTATTCGTTTAATGACGAACAATCCTGATAAAGTAGCACAGCTTGAACGATATGGTATTACAGTGGTGGAGCGTGTACCACTTATCGCTGGTTTAGTAGCAGAAAATGCTCATTATATGGATACAAAAAAAGAAAAAATGGCGCATTTATTATAG
- the ribH gene encoding 6,7-dimethyl-8-ribityllumazine synthase: protein MVKTLEAQLVGTGLTIGIVVGRFNEFINDKLLAGAIDGLKRHGVEDDAIEVAWVPGAFEVPFIAKKMAESKKYDAVIGLGTVIRGATTHYDYVCNESAKGIANVGLQTGVPTIFGIVTTETIEQAIERAGTKAGNKGYDAAIAAIEMANLTKML from the coding sequence ATGGTTAAAACATTGGAAGCACAGCTGGTAGGTACTGGATTAACAATAGGGATTGTTGTTGGACGTTTTAATGAGTTTATTAATGATAAATTATTGGCAGGTGCCATTGATGGCTTAAAGCGTCACGGTGTAGAGGACGATGCTATTGAAGTTGCTTGGGTGCCGGGCGCATTTGAAGTGCCCTTTATAGCGAAAAAAATGGCAGAGTCTAAAAAATATGATGCTGTTATTGGGCTTGGTACGGTTATCCGTGGAGCAACAACACACTATGATTATGTATGTAATGAATCAGCAAAAGGTATTGCTAACGTAGGCTTACAAACAGGTGTACCAACGATTTTTGGCATTGTCACAACAGAAACGATTGAGCAAGCCATCGAGCGAGCTGGTACAAAGGCAGGCAATAAAGGCTATGATGCTGCTATTGCTGCTATTGAGATGGCAAATTTAACGAAAATGTTATAG
- a CDS encoding PQQ-dependent sugar dehydrogenase, with the protein MKKTLALYLLIIALLVGCSANTPQANDTEKEQQLSDEKIEVIAENLDAPWSIHKIDNTFYLTERSGSIVKIEGEKVQRQSVKLDKELSTASEAGLLGFVVAPDFLTSNKAYAYYTYEDADGQFNRIVTLQLEDNRWIEESVLVDQIPSGTYHHGGRLKIGPDEKLYATTGDASNRDIAQNLASLGGKILRMNLDGTIPSDNPIPESFIYSYGHRNPQGLTWSTDETMYASEHGNQANDEVNVIHAGQNYGWPIIEGKEAQENLIAPLFTSGSDTTWAPSGMAYYNGHLYVAALRGTAVLQFNLDTKEIHKVITNLGRIRDVLIEDDFLYFISNNSDGRGNPQEHDDKLYRIPLSALE; encoded by the coding sequence ATGAAAAAGACATTAGCACTCTACTTGCTGATAATCGCTTTACTCGTAGGTTGTTCTGCAAATACGCCACAAGCAAATGATACAGAAAAGGAGCAACAGCTATCTGATGAGAAGATAGAGGTGATTGCAGAAAATTTAGATGCACCTTGGTCCATTCATAAAATCGACAATACATTTTATCTAACAGAGAGATCAGGTAGTATTGTCAAAATAGAGGGAGAAAAAGTACAACGACAAAGTGTAAAGCTTGACAAAGAGCTATCAACAGCATCAGAGGCGGGGCTGCTTGGCTTTGTTGTAGCACCAGATTTTTTAACGTCCAATAAAGCGTATGCGTACTATACGTATGAAGATGCTGACGGTCAATTTAATCGCATTGTTACGTTACAGCTTGAGGATAATAGGTGGATAGAAGAAAGCGTGCTTGTAGATCAAATTCCAAGTGGTACTTATCATCATGGAGGAAGATTGAAAATAGGACCAGATGAAAAGCTTTATGCAACAACGGGAGATGCATCTAATCGCGATATTGCACAAAATCTTGCATCATTAGGTGGGAAAATTTTAAGAATGAATTTGGATGGAACCATTCCAAGTGATAATCCTATTCCAGAATCCTTTATTTATAGCTATGGACACCGCAACCCTCAAGGGCTTACTTGGTCAACAGATGAAACAATGTATGCAAGTGAACATGGAAACCAGGCGAATGATGAGGTTAATGTAATTCATGCGGGTCAAAATTACGGCTGGCCGATTATTGAAGGCAAGGAGGCACAAGAAAATTTAATTGCACCACTGTTTACTTCAGGAAGCGATACAACTTGGGCACCATCTGGTATGGCTTATTATAATGGTCATTTATATGTAGCGGCATTAAGAGGGACAGCCGTCCTACAATTTAATTTAGATACGAAAGAAATACATAAGGTCATCACGAACTTAGGTAGAATTCGGGATGTCTTGATTGAAGATGACTTTCTTTATTTTATTAGCAATAATTCGGATGGTCGGGGAAATCCACAAGAGCATGATGATAAGCTCTATCGTATTCCACTGTCTGCATTGGAGTAA
- a CDS encoding ATP-binding cassette domain-containing protein: MSIKPCISRVSNGCLYVHAPNGAGKTTFLNLLAGLIAPTNGTILVNGDNVFNAPSTLRDIYFIAESGNFQEDMTIAQALKANSFFYPKWDEELAHELLQAFALNPKDKVRSLSKGMVSALGIITGFASNAAISPILA, encoded by the coding sequence ATTTCTATAAAGCCTTGTATATCAAGGGTTTCAAACGGTTGTCTATATGTACATGCTCCGAATGGCGCTGGTAAAACGACCTTTTTAAATCTTTTAGCAGGACTTATTGCCCCAACAAACGGCACAATTTTAGTCAATGGGGACAATGTTTTCAACGCCCCTTCTACTTTACGTGATATTTACTTTATCGCTGAGAGCGGCAACTTTCAAGAAGATATGACCATTGCGCAAGCATTAAAGGCAAACAGCTTTTTCTATCCAAAATGGGATGAGGAGCTTGCACATGAATTGCTGCAAGCATTTGCGCTAAATCCAAAGGATAAAGTGCGGAGCCTATCAAAGGGTATGGTATCTGCACTTGGCATTATTACAGGCTTTGCAAGCAATGCAGCCATTAGCCCTATATTGGCTTAG
- a CDS encoding InlB B-repeat-containing protein: MYNTYSSPSLTNVMFSSNAALSYGGGMYNANSNPSLTNVTFSNNTVSSVLSGGGGMYNANSSPSLTNVMFSSNTASYSVGGGMYNVNSSPSLTNVTFDRNAAAFGGGMYNSYSSSPTLTNVTMIGNKGTNAIYGGSANSKIHNSIIVGNAGNPALANYSGTIENSLLDVEENGQVLAKFHQSTTDIQPDTYTPDAIFIDPNQQDYQLRAGSPAINKGNNALNTQSTDLLGNPRRQGSFIDLGAYESEFAYHVMYEANGATGDIPVDKLTYKQGGAVNIQNRGNLARTGFTFTGWNTQADGQGQDYAENASFTMNAQNQTFYAKWTTNPTYTVTYDKNGATGGTVPKDNGVYEENDHVTVQGNSGQLVRTGYIFKGWNTQADGKGTSYAENATFLMGKTNVTLYAEWTANPPATGGGSNPPSVSNGNDYSPPTKVTITLQTNGGTALQPIEIPYNTKISDIPRPTREGYRFDGWYQDEALTKPWAEETIVRENISLYAKWTALSVEEPKQPQEPPLPKPNVTFRDVERHWAKDMIEELAALGIIQGYEDGSFRPNAPISRMHVAVLLTRAFSLETVRTAEDFSDVPKNHPYYEAIAILQQAGIVDGANGAFLPAENMTRAQLAKVLVGVLGLTPQGTSSFKDVDSQHWSAGYIAVLEREGIALGDNGNFRLNEPVTRAQFVAFLYRIMRIEK; encoded by the coding sequence ATGTACAATACTTATAGTAGCCCCTCTCTCACAAATGTGATGTTCAGTAGCAATGCCGCATTATCTTATGGAGGTGGCATGTATAATGCTAATAGTAACCCTTCTCTCACGAATGTGACGTTTAGTAACAATACCGTATCTTCTGTCCTCAGCGGTGGCGGGGGCATGTACAATGCTAATAGTAGCCCCTCTCTCACGAATGTGATGTTCAGTAGCAATACCGCATCTTATAGCGTAGGTGGGGGCATGTACAATGTTAATAGTAGCCCCTCTCTCACAAATGTGACGTTTGATCGCAATGCCGCAGCTTTTGGAGGGGGCATGTACAATTCCTATAGTAGTAGCCCCACCCTAACAAACGTCACAATGATTGGCAATAAAGGCACAAACGCTATTTATGGCGGCAGTGCAAACAGTAAAATTCACAATAGTATTATCGTAGGTAATGCTGGCAACCCAGCACTTGCTAACTATAGTGGTACGATTGAAAATAGCTTATTGGATGTAGAAGAAAATGGGCAGGTGCTAGCCAAATTTCATCAGTCAACAACGGATATACAACCTGATACGTACACACCAGACGCTATTTTCATTGACCCAAATCAGCAAGATTATCAACTACGAGCAGGGTCGCCCGCGATTAATAAAGGAAACAATGCGCTCAATACACAATCGACTGACCTTTTAGGCAACCCACGTAGGCAAGGTAGCTTCATCGATTTAGGCGCGTATGAATCGGAATTCGCTTACCATGTAATGTATGAAGCAAATGGCGCAACAGGTGATATACCTGTTGATAAACTGACTTATAAACAAGGCGGTGCTGTAAACATACAAAATCGTGGCAACTTAGCAAGAACAGGTTTTACATTTACAGGCTGGAATACACAAGCAGATGGTCAAGGACAGGACTATGCTGAAAATGCCTCTTTCACAATGAACGCACAAAATCAGACATTCTATGCAAAATGGACAACAAACCCAACCTATACAGTGACCTACGATAAAAATGGCGCAACAGGCGGTACTGTGCCAAAAGACAATGGAGTCTACGAAGAAAATGACCATGTAACCGTACAAGGCAATAGCGGTCAGCTCGTCAGAACAGGCTATATATTCAAGGGTTGGAACACGCAAGCAGATGGTAAAGGAACATCCTATGCTGAAAATGCAACATTTCTAATGGGAAAAACCAATGTGACACTGTATGCCGAGTGGACAGCGAACCCACCCGCAACAGGCGGAGGCAGTAATCCACCATCTGTATCGAATGGCAACGACTACTCACCACCAACAAAAGTAACCATCACCTTGCAGACGAATGGTGGCACAGCTTTACAACCAATCGAAATACCCTACAACACAAAAATAAGTGATATACCTCGCCCAACAAGAGAAGGTTATCGTTTTGACGGTTGGTATCAAGATGAAGCACTGACAAAGCCATGGGCAGAGGAAACGATTGTGCGAGAAAATATCTCGCTTTACGCAAAATGGACAGCATTATCTGTGGAAGAGCCAAAGCAGCCACAAGAACCGCCATTACCAAAGCCAAACGTGACATTTCGTGATGTAGAAAGACATTGGGCAAAAGATATGATTGAGGAACTAGCAGCACTAGGCATTATTCAAGGCTATGAGGATGGGTCTTTTCGTCCAAACGCACCGATTAGTCGTATGCATGTGGCAGTGTTATTGACGAGAGCCTTTTCACTCGAAACAGTAAGAACCGCTGAGGATTTCTCAGATGTACCTAAAAATCATCCTTACTATGAGGCGATTGCGATATTACAACAAGCAGGCATTGTAGATGGGGCAAATGGTGCGTTCCTCCCAGCAGAAAATATGACAAGAGCACAATTAGCGAAAGTCCTTGTGGGCGTACTAGGGCTAACACCACAAGGCACAAGTTCATTTAAAGATGTAGATAGCCAACATTGGAGTGCAGGCTATATTGCGGTGTTAGAGCGTGAAGGCATTGCATTAGGCGATAATGGCAATTTCCGCCTAAATGAACCTGTTACAAGAGCGCAGTTTGTTGCCTTTTTATATCGGATTATGCGAATAGAAAAATAA